In a genomic window of Flavobacterium sp. KACC 22761:
- a CDS encoding NYN domain-containing protein has protein sequence MPLSNSKDLKLAVLIDADNVPYSNVKGMMEEIAKLGTPTTKRIYADWTKPNANGWKGVLLEHAITPIQQYSYTVGKNSSDSALIIDAMDLLYSGKLDGFCIVSSDSDFTRLAVRLRESGMKVIGIGEKKTPNSFIVACDRFIYIEVLDGATQKKKPKVVAADTKKPVEKPAEKALHKIDKQTIELIESTIEDIEDDDGWAFLGDVGNLIVKKKPEFDPRNYGYSKLTPMLKSLTDILEIDERESDKKGIKHVYVRLRFN, from the coding sequence ATGCCTTTAAGCAATTCAAAAGATTTAAAACTGGCAGTTCTTATTGATGCAGACAATGTGCCTTACAGTAATGTAAAAGGCATGATGGAAGAAATTGCAAAATTAGGAACGCCCACTACGAAAAGAATTTATGCCGACTGGACAAAACCGAATGCAAATGGATGGAAAGGCGTTTTATTGGAACATGCTATTACTCCTATTCAGCAATACAGTTATACCGTTGGAAAAAATTCGTCAGATTCTGCGCTAATTATTGATGCTATGGATTTGCTTTATTCCGGAAAATTAGACGGTTTTTGCATTGTTTCCAGCGACAGCGATTTTACCCGCCTTGCAGTCCGCTTAAGAGAATCTGGCATGAAAGTAATTGGTATTGGAGAAAAGAAAACGCCAAATTCTTTTATTGTTGCCTGCGACCGATTTATATACATTGAAGTTTTGGATGGCGCAACTCAAAAGAAAAAACCAAAAGTAGTAGCTGCAGACACCAAAAAACCAGTTGAGAAACCTGCTGAAAAAGCACTTCATAAAATTGACAAACAAACCATTGAACTAATCGAATCTACAATTGAAGACATCGAAGATGATGATGGCTGGGCATTTCTTGGGGATGTCGGCAATTTGATCGTGAAGAAAAAACCTGAATTTGATCCTCGAAATTATGGTTATTCAAAACTGACACCAATGCTTAAATCGTTAACTGATATTCTGGAAATCGACGAAAGAGAATCAGACAAAAAAGGAATCAAACACGTTTATGTACGCTTAAGATTCAACTGA
- a CDS encoding Rrf2 family transcriptional regulator, which yields MFSKACEYGIRASIFIATKSSKGIRVGIKDVAKEIDSPEPFTAKIMQILTKSGIIHSTKGVGGGFEVSPSASKTIKLIQIVDAIDGNKIYSGCGIGLKECSEEHPCPVHHEFKKIRGLLLEMLKNTTLEQLASDVKSGEFFLKTTNANN from the coding sequence ATGTTTTCTAAAGCGTGTGAGTACGGAATAAGAGCTTCGATATTTATTGCAACCAAATCTTCGAAAGGGATTAGGGTTGGAATAAAAGACGTAGCAAAAGAGATTGATTCGCCGGAACCATTTACAGCCAAGATTATGCAGATTTTAACCAAAAGTGGCATAATTCATTCGACAAAAGGAGTAGGAGGCGGATTCGAAGTTTCGCCATCGGCATCAAAAACAATAAAATTGATTCAGATTGTAGATGCTATTGACGGGAATAAAATATACAGCGGTTGTGGAATTGGATTGAAGGAATGCTCAGAAGAACATCCTTGTCCCGTTCATCACGAGTTCAAGAAAATAAGAGGACTGCTGTTAGAAATGCTTAAAAATACAACTTTAGAACAGCTAGCTTCTGATGTAAAATCGGGAGAATTCTTTCTTAAAACGACAAATGCGAACAATTAA
- the azu gene encoding azurin — protein MNTKTKISVLILMGFLAVTSCGKKETTPAEPTEPTETSIEGEKAPTAATTEENVLVIEGNDQMQFNVNELKAVAGKPIKLTLKHVGKIPKEAMGHNLVILQEGTDQAAFALKANDAKATDYIPESEKASIIAHTKLIGGGEEDTIEFTIDKKGSYPFICSFPGHVAMMKGVLIVE, from the coding sequence ATGAATACAAAAACCAAAATTTCAGTATTAATCCTAATGGGATTTTTAGCAGTTACTTCTTGCGGTAAAAAAGAAACAACTCCAGCTGAACCAACAGAACCTACCGAAACATCTATTGAAGGAGAAAAAGCTCCAACAGCTGCAACTACAGAGGAAAATGTTTTAGTTATTGAAGGAAATGACCAAATGCAATTTAATGTAAATGAATTGAAAGCTGTTGCCGGAAAACCAATCAAATTAACTTTGAAACACGTTGGTAAAATTCCGAAAGAAGCAATGGGACACAATCTTGTGATTTTACAGGAAGGAACAGATCAAGCAGCTTTTGCTTTAAAAGCAAATGATGCCAAAGCAACGGATTATATTCCGGAATCTGAAAAAGCTTCAATCATTGCGCACACTAAATTAATTGGTGGTGGAGAAGAAGATACAATCGAATTTACAATTGATAAAAAAGGATCTTACCCATTTATTTGCTCTTTCCCAGGGCACGTAGCTATGATGAAAGGTGTATTAATTGTTGAGTAA
- a CDS encoding nitric-oxide reductase large subunit: MKREKKLWLVFALVMSISFAVLGYYGYEIYQQAPPVPKEIVTDSGKIVFSESEIKDGQNIWQSIGGQEVGSIWGHGAYVAPDWTADWLHREAVFILDIYAKKDFNKKYEELDAEKQSALKIRLQKDVRTNRYNPDTGVLTISENRVVAIQSLSEYYKGLFTNDPQFDKLREEYAIPKNSITDVERMHKMNAFFFWATWATVTNRPGGDISYTHNWPSDELVGNTATTELLAWSGVSIILLILSVGILVFYHAKSGEEEEFPLPKEDPLIKQGKTKSMGLVTKYFWIVSLLMVLQMVFGIITAHYGVEGNGLYGIPIDKILPYAVTRTWHTQLAIFWIATAWLATGLYIAPAVSGKDPKFQCFGINFLFIALLIIVLGSMAGQWFGVMQKLNLVQNFWFGHQGYEYVDLGRFWQIFLLVGLFLWLALMIRPLLPVLKKKTEEKNLIILFLVSCTAIAMFYGAGLMWGRQTNLAIAEYWRWWVVHLWVEGFFEVFATVVIAFLFVRLGLLKTKTATLNVLFATIIFMSGGILGTFHHLYFSGTPTAIMALGATFSALEVVPLTLIGFEAYQNYKISKSTQWIADYKWPIYFMISVAFWNFLGAGIFGFIINPPIALYYVQGLNTTPLHGHTALFGVYGMLGIGLVLFVLRSLYRNVSWNTKLLKITFWSLNIGLFLMAILSLLPIGVWQAVESINHGMWYARSSELMQQPAMITLKWLRAIGDSIFGIGFITMAWFVFELTLKNKK; the protein is encoded by the coding sequence ATGAAAAGAGAAAAAAAATTATGGCTGGTTTTTGCATTGGTAATGAGTATATCATTTGCAGTGCTGGGTTATTATGGTTATGAGATTTATCAGCAGGCACCACCTGTTCCAAAAGAAATTGTAACCGATTCTGGAAAAATTGTTTTTAGCGAAAGCGAAATTAAAGACGGACAAAATATCTGGCAGAGTATAGGAGGCCAGGAAGTGGGATCGATCTGGGGACACGGCGCCTATGTGGCCCCAGACTGGACCGCTGATTGGCTGCATAGAGAAGCCGTTTTTATCTTGGATATTTATGCTAAGAAAGATTTTAATAAAAAATATGAGGAATTGGATGCCGAAAAACAATCGGCTTTGAAAATTAGATTGCAGAAAGATGTTAGAACTAATCGTTATAATCCTGACACAGGAGTTCTTACCATTTCTGAAAATCGAGTTGTGGCTATACAAAGTTTAAGCGAATATTATAAAGGTCTTTTTACGAATGATCCTCAATTTGATAAGTTGAGAGAAGAATATGCAATTCCGAAAAACTCAATTACAGATGTTGAAAGAATGCATAAAATGAATGCCTTTTTCTTTTGGGCGACTTGGGCAACAGTTACAAATCGTCCGGGCGGAGACATTTCGTATACGCACAATTGGCCATCTGATGAATTGGTTGGAAATACCGCCACAACAGAGCTTTTAGCTTGGTCTGGAGTAAGCATAATTTTACTGATTTTGAGTGTCGGAATCTTAGTTTTCTATCATGCAAAATCGGGTGAAGAAGAAGAATTTCCACTTCCAAAAGAAGATCCGTTGATCAAACAAGGCAAAACCAAATCGATGGGATTGGTGACCAAATATTTCTGGATTGTGAGTTTGTTGATGGTTTTACAAATGGTTTTCGGAATCATCACAGCGCATTATGGTGTAGAAGGAAATGGTTTATACGGAATTCCGATTGATAAAATCCTGCCTTATGCCGTAACACGTACTTGGCATACGCAATTGGCCATTTTCTGGATTGCAACGGCTTGGCTGGCGACTGGATTGTATATTGCACCAGCAGTTTCAGGTAAAGATCCTAAATTTCAATGTTTTGGTATCAACTTTCTCTTTATTGCCTTGTTGATTATTGTTTTAGGTTCAATGGCTGGACAATGGTTTGGAGTAATGCAAAAATTAAATTTAGTTCAAAATTTCTGGTTTGGACATCAAGGCTATGAATATGTTGATTTAGGCCGTTTCTGGCAGATTTTCCTTTTAGTTGGATTGTTTTTATGGTTGGCTTTAATGATTCGTCCGTTACTTCCCGTTTTAAAGAAAAAAACAGAAGAGAAAAACTTAATCATTTTGTTCTTAGTTTCTTGTACTGCAATTGCTATGTTTTACGGAGCTGGATTAATGTGGGGAAGACAAACCAATTTAGCAATTGCCGAATATTGGAGATGGTGGGTAGTTCACCTTTGGGTTGAAGGTTTCTTTGAAGTATTTGCAACGGTTGTAATTGCGTTCTTGTTTGTTCGTTTGGGATTATTAAAAACGAAAACAGCAACATTAAATGTACTTTTCGCAACCATTATTTTCATGTCTGGAGGTATTTTAGGAACATTCCACCACTTGTATTTCTCAGGAACGCCAACAGCAATTATGGCTTTAGGAGCAACATTCAGTGCCTTAGAGGTGGTTCCGTTGACTTTAATCGGATTTGAAGCGTATCAAAACTATAAAATCTCAAAATCAACACAATGGATTGCCGATTACAAATGGCCGATTTACTTTATGATTTCTGTTGCCTTTTGGAATTTCCTTGGAGCTGGAATCTTCGGATTCATTATTAATCCACCAATTGCATTGTACTATGTTCAGGGATTAAATACAACGCCTTTACATGGGCACACCGCATTGTTCGGAGTTTATGGAATGTTGGGAATTGGTTTAGTATTATTCGTACTGAGAAGTTTATATCGAAATGTAAGCTGGAATACTAAACTGCTTAAAATCACTTTCTGGTCTTTGAATATCGGATTGTTCTTAATGGCAATCTTAAGCCTTCTTCCAATTGGAGTTTGGCAGGCAGTAGAAAGTATTAATCACGGAATGTGGTACGCTCGTTCATCAGAATTAATGCAGCAACCAGCAATGATTACTTTAAAATGGCTTCGTGCTATCGGAGATTCAATTTTCGGAATCGGATTTATTACAATGGCTTGGTTTGTATTTGAACTGACATTAAAAAACAAAAAATAA
- the ric gene encoding iron-sulfur cluster repair di-iron protein: MENLKNKTIGSFVAEDFRTAAVFSKYRIDFCCKGNRTVTEVCEKQNIDADALLENVLQVVQSENNGSIDFNSWPLDLLADYIEKTHHRYVEEKTNVLLPFLDKLCKVHGANHPELFKINELFIGCAGELSQHMKKEELILFPFIKRMVKTKDTDGVLHQPSFGTVSNPIAMMMHEHDNEGERFREIAKLTDNYTPPADACTTYRVTFAMLKEFEADLHKHIHLENNILFPKAVALEKDFVEVE; encoded by the coding sequence ATGGAAAATTTAAAAAACAAAACAATAGGATCATTTGTAGCTGAGGATTTTAGAACAGCTGCAGTTTTTTCAAAATATAGAATAGATTTTTGCTGCAAAGGAAACCGAACAGTAACTGAAGTTTGCGAAAAACAAAATATTGATGCAGATGCTTTATTAGAAAATGTATTGCAAGTTGTGCAGTCAGAAAATAACGGAAGTATTGATTTCAACTCATGGCCATTAGATTTATTGGCAGATTACATTGAGAAAACGCATCACCGTTATGTAGAAGAAAAAACGAATGTTTTACTTCCATTCTTAGATAAATTATGCAAAGTACATGGAGCAAATCACCCAGAATTATTCAAGATTAATGAATTGTTTATTGGTTGTGCGGGAGAATTATCTCAACACATGAAAAAAGAAGAATTGATTTTATTTCCGTTTATAAAAAGAATGGTGAAAACAAAAGACACAGATGGAGTTTTGCATCAGCCATCTTTTGGTACTGTTTCAAATCCGATTGCGATGATGATGCACGAACACGATAATGAAGGCGAACGTTTTAGAGAAATAGCTAAGTTGACCGATAATTATACGCCGCCAGCAGATGCTTGCACGACTTATAGAGTGACTTTTGCGATGCTGAAAGAGTTTGAAGCAGATTTGCACAAACATATTCATTTGGAAAACAATATTTTATTTCCAAAAGCTGTGGCTTTAGAAAAAGACTTTGTTGAAGTAGAATAA
- a CDS encoding SCO family protein, whose amino-acid sequence MKKTAIAFLILFSFYSCKETDKKEVKVETKKEISDLSIYNLPSKWTTQNGKDIELKSLRGNVLVMVMIYTSCKAACPRLVADMRDIESKLEEKTKQHVKLILVSIDPKTDTPERLKSFAIENKMNQDPWIFLRSSEENTREFAAVLAVNYKQISPIDFSHSNIISVFNPEGELVFQQEGLGVNNEKTIEAINLEAGKI is encoded by the coding sequence ATGAAAAAAACAGCAATTGCTTTTCTTATTTTATTCTCATTTTACAGCTGTAAGGAAACAGATAAAAAAGAGGTTAAAGTAGAGACAAAAAAAGAAATTAGCGATTTATCAATTTATAATCTGCCATCAAAATGGACAACGCAAAATGGTAAAGACATTGAATTAAAATCGCTTAGAGGAAATGTACTCGTAATGGTAATGATTTACACAAGCTGTAAAGCGGCATGCCCTAGATTAGTGGCCGATATGCGTGATATTGAATCAAAACTGGAGGAAAAGACAAAACAACATGTCAAATTGATTTTGGTCAGTATAGACCCGAAAACAGATACGCCTGAAAGATTAAAATCATTTGCAATTGAAAATAAAATGAATCAAGATCCTTGGATTTTTCTTCGTTCGTCTGAAGAAAACACAAGAGAGTTTGCAGCCGTTTTAGCTGTTAATTACAAACAAATTTCTCCAATAGATTTTTCGCACTCTAATATTATAAGCGTTTTTAATCCAGAAGGAGAATTGGTATTTCAGCAAGAAGGTTTAGGTGTAAATAATGAAAAAACAATTGAAGCAATAAATCTGGAAGCTGGAAAAATATAG
- a CDS encoding formylglycine-generating enzyme family protein: MKKYIFILTLFFSVFSVMKAQEKGMAFIKEGSYVPLYGAVSQKPVVVKSFYIDIYPVTNSEFLAFVKKNPSYQKSKIKGIFADKSYLSYWTNDFDFGNAKPKSPVTSVSWFAAKKYCECQGKRLATMDEWEYVAMADTKKIDARTKKEFNEYILSWYEKSRTYENEIGKTFKNYWGVYDMHGLVWEWTYDFNSIFLSGESRKDKSTDKNLFCGSGSVNASDLMDYAAFMRYAFRGSLKAQYSTRNLGFRCASTTKPKI; the protein is encoded by the coding sequence ATGAAAAAATACATTTTCATACTAACTCTCTTTTTCTCTGTGTTTAGTGTCATGAAGGCTCAGGAAAAAGGAATGGCATTCATAAAAGAGGGATCTTATGTCCCTCTTTATGGAGCTGTTTCTCAAAAACCTGTTGTTGTAAAGTCATTTTACATAGATATTTATCCAGTTACAAATAGTGAGTTTTTAGCATTTGTCAAAAAAAATCCTTCTTATCAAAAATCAAAAATTAAAGGAATTTTTGCCGATAAAAGCTATCTCTCTTATTGGACTAATGATTTTGATTTTGGAAATGCAAAACCAAAGTCGCCTGTAACAAGTGTTTCTTGGTTTGCAGCTAAAAAATATTGCGAGTGCCAAGGAAAACGTCTGGCAACAATGGATGAATGGGAATATGTAGCAATGGCAGATACCAAAAAGATTGATGCACGTACCAAAAAAGAATTCAACGAATATATTCTGTCTTGGTATGAGAAGTCGAGAACCTATGAAAATGAGATTGGAAAAACTTTCAAAAATTACTGGGGAGTTTATGACATGCATGGTTTAGTTTGGGAATGGACTTATGACTTTAACAGCATTTTTTTATCGGGAGAATCTAGAAAAGACAAAAGCACTGACAAGAATCTTTTCTGCGGAAGCGGATCAGTAAACGCATCCGATTTAATGGATTATGCTGCTTTTATGCGTTACGCGTTTAGAGGAAGCTTGAAAGCGCAATATTCAACACGAAATCTTGGCTTTAGATGTGCCAGTACAACAAAACCAAAAATCTAA
- the nirK gene encoding copper-containing nitrite reductase, protein MLLILGGCKKEETKDYADIMTEGEMNAELTSPPHVPKPVGERPAMKLKLNMEIKEQEGTMTDGVKYTYWTFGGSVPGSFIRTRVGDEVEFHLKNHPDNKLPHNIDLHAVTGPGGGATSSLVAPGHEKVFSFKVINPGLYVYHCATAPVGMHIANGMYGLILVEPEGGLPPVDKEYYVMQGDFYTQGEYGAKGLQPFDMNKAVKETPDYVVFNGKVGSLTNGNELTAKVGETVRLFVGNGGPNLVSSFHVIGEIFDNVHVEGGSTVNKNVQTTLIPAGGAAIVDFKVETPGTFILVDHSIFRAFNKGALGMLKVEGKENKNIYSGTIQEGIYLPEGGTIQKMPGTVATKTVVPKRTVEEKIKIGKEIFGTTCFACHQSEGQGIPNTFPPLAKSDYLNADSKRAIKTILHGLTGEVTVNGKKYNNVMPSQNLSDDEIANVLTYIYSSWGNNKTEITPEMVKALR, encoded by the coding sequence ATGCTTCTTATCTTAGGAGGCTGCAAAAAAGAAGAAACTAAAGATTATGCAGACATTATGACTGAAGGCGAAATGAATGCAGAACTTACCTCACCACCACATGTACCCAAACCGGTTGGAGAACGGCCTGCCATGAAGTTAAAATTAAATATGGAAATTAAAGAACAAGAAGGTACAATGACTGATGGCGTAAAATATACCTATTGGACATTTGGAGGTTCTGTTCCTGGAAGTTTTATTAGAACTCGTGTTGGCGATGAAGTCGAATTTCACTTGAAAAACCATCCTGATAATAAACTACCTCACAATATAGATTTACATGCCGTGACTGGTCCGGGCGGTGGAGCAACTTCTTCTCTTGTAGCACCAGGACACGAAAAAGTTTTCAGTTTTAAAGTTATAAATCCGGGATTGTATGTGTATCACTGCGCAACAGCTCCTGTGGGAATGCATATTGCAAATGGTATGTACGGACTCATTTTGGTTGAGCCAGAAGGTGGACTTCCTCCTGTTGATAAAGAATACTACGTAATGCAAGGTGATTTTTACACTCAAGGTGAATATGGCGCAAAAGGCTTACAACCATTCGACATGAACAAAGCTGTAAAAGAAACACCTGATTATGTAGTTTTTAACGGAAAAGTGGGATCACTTACTAACGGAAACGAGCTTACTGCAAAAGTAGGCGAAACTGTTCGTCTGTTTGTTGGAAACGGCGGGCCAAACTTGGTTTCTTCTTTCCACGTTATTGGAGAAATATTTGACAATGTACATGTTGAAGGCGGAAGCACAGTCAATAAAAATGTTCAAACTACTTTAATTCCGGCTGGTGGTGCTGCTATTGTAGATTTTAAAGTAGAAACTCCGGGAACTTTTATTTTGGTTGACCACTCTATTTTTAGAGCGTTCAATAAAGGTGCATTGGGAATGCTTAAAGTGGAAGGAAAAGAAAATAAAAATATTTATTCTGGAACTATTCAAGAAGGTATTTATCTGCCTGAAGGTGGAACGATTCAGAAAATGCCTGGTACTGTAGCTACTAAAACGGTAGTTCCAAAACGTACTGTAGAAGAGAAAATAAAAATTGGTAAAGAAATCTTTGGAACAACTTGTTTTGCTTGCCACCAATCTGAAGGGCAAGGAATTCCAAACACTTTCCCTCCTTTAGCAAAATCAGATTATTTAAATGCCGATTCTAAACGTGCCATAAAAACCATTCTACATGGTTTAACTGGCGAAGTAACTGTTAACGGCAAAAAATACAACAATGTAATGCCATCTCAGAATTTATCTGATGATGAAATTGCAAATGTGCTTACCTATATCTATAGCAGCTGGGGCAATAATAAAACGGAAATTACACCAGAAATGGTAAAAGCGTTAAGATAA
- a CDS encoding aminotransferase class I/II-fold pyridoxal phosphate-dependent enzyme has translation MVKDLFERIQDNKGPLGKWASQAEGYYVFPKLEGELGPRMTFHGKNILNWSLNDYLGLANHPEVRQADTDAAIQFGAAYPMGARMMSGHTTYHEQLENELAEFVMKESAYLLNFGYQGMVSIIDALVTKNDIIVYDVDSHACIIDGVRLHMGKRFTYKHNDLESMEKNLQRATKMAEETGGGILFITEGVFGMRGQQGKLKEIVAMKEKYNFRLLVDDAHGFGTLGKTGAGAGEEQGVQDQIDVYFSTFAKSMANIGAFVAADKTVIDYLKYNLRSQMFAKALPMIQTIGSLKRLELLRKSSAIKDKLWENVNALQSGLKEKGFNIGDTNTCITPVYLEGSIPEAMVMVNDLRENYGIFLSIVVYPVIPKGIILLRMIPTASHTLADIEETLTAFEAIREKLVNGTYKEIAERTTVDVS, from the coding sequence ATGGTAAAAGATTTATTCGAGAGAATTCAGGACAATAAAGGACCTTTAGGAAAATGGGCTTCTCAAGCAGAAGGTTATTATGTTTTCCCAAAGTTAGAAGGAGAGTTGGGTCCTAGGATGACTTTTCATGGAAAAAATATTTTAAACTGGAGTTTAAATGATTATTTAGGTTTAGCAAATCATCCAGAAGTTCGTCAAGCAGATACAGATGCGGCAATTCAGTTTGGTGCAGCTTATCCAATGGGAGCTCGTATGATGTCTGGACACACTACGTACCACGAACAATTAGAAAATGAATTAGCTGAATTCGTAATGAAAGAATCTGCTTATTTGTTGAATTTTGGTTACCAAGGAATGGTTTCTATCATTGATGCTTTGGTTACTAAAAATGACATTATTGTTTATGATGTAGATTCACATGCTTGTATCATTGATGGTGTTCGTTTGCACATGGGTAAACGTTTCACATACAAACACAATGATCTTGAAAGTATGGAGAAAAACTTGCAGCGTGCTACAAAAATGGCTGAAGAAACTGGTGGAGGTATTTTATTTATCACTGAAGGAGTTTTTGGAATGCGCGGACAGCAAGGAAAATTGAAAGAAATTGTTGCAATGAAGGAAAAATACAATTTCCGTTTGTTGGTAGATGATGCACACGGTTTTGGAACACTTGGTAAAACAGGTGCTGGAGCAGGTGAGGAGCAAGGAGTTCAAGATCAAATTGATGTTTACTTCTCTACTTTTGCAAAATCTATGGCTAATATCGGTGCTTTTGTAGCGGCTGATAAAACGGTTATTGACTATTTAAAATACAACTTGCGTTCTCAAATGTTTGCAAAAGCATTGCCAATGATTCAAACAATTGGTTCTTTGAAGCGTTTAGAGTTGTTGCGTAAATCTTCGGCAATTAAAGATAAACTTTGGGAAAACGTGAATGCATTGCAAAGCGGTCTTAAAGAAAAAGGATTTAATATTGGAGATACAAATACTTGTATTACGCCAGTTTATTTAGAAGGAAGCATTCCTGAAGCAATGGTAATGGTAAACGATTTAAGAGAAAACTACGGTATTTTCCTTTCGATTGTTGTTTATCCAGTTATTCCAAAAGGAATTATTTTGTTGAGAATGATTCCAACTGCTTCTCATACACTTGCTGATATTGAAGAAACATTAACTGCTTTCGAAGCAATTCGCGAGAAATTAGTTAACGGAACTTATAAAGAAATTGCTGAACGTACAACTGTTGACGTTTCGTAA
- a CDS encoding GTP cyclohydrolase, whose amino-acid sequence MITIKEAKTKKELTEYIKFPFSLYKDNPYWVPPIIADELESFDKTKNPAFDNAEAYFYIAYRNNEPVGRITAIINWAEVNNQHKRKVRFGWFDVIDDIEVTKALLEKVYELGRKHNLEHAEGPMGFSNLDKVGVLTEGYDQIGTMITWYNHPYYVTHLEQLGFQVEKQYIESIFPFSNVKPEFFQKAQELIKKRYGLKPLTFTRTKDIMPYVDEMFDLFNESYEKLASFVAISDVQKEYFKKKYISFINPEYIKFVVDKDDKLVAFSIVMPSFVEALQKIKGKLFPFGFLQLLKAKKHSKDVVFYLIGVRPEYQNKGVTAIIFDEYYKTFSAKGIQTCIRTPELLENNAIHLLWKNFDPTIHCQRKTYLKNL is encoded by the coding sequence ATGATTACAATAAAAGAAGCCAAAACTAAAAAAGAATTAACTGAATATATCAAATTCCCGTTTTCACTTTATAAGGACAATCCGTATTGGGTTCCGCCTATTATTGCAGATGAATTGGAATCGTTTGATAAGACTAAAAACCCAGCTTTTGATAATGCCGAAGCTTATTTTTATATTGCTTATAGAAATAATGAACCTGTAGGCCGCATCACGGCAATTATCAATTGGGCAGAAGTCAACAATCAGCATAAGAGAAAAGTGCGTTTTGGCTGGTTTGATGTTATTGATGACATTGAAGTGACAAAAGCATTATTAGAAAAGGTTTATGAATTAGGCCGAAAACACAACTTGGAGCATGCCGAAGGCCCAATGGGTTTTTCAAACTTAGATAAAGTAGGTGTTTTGACCGAAGGTTATGACCAAATTGGAACTATGATTACATGGTACAATCACCCGTATTATGTGACGCATTTGGAACAATTAGGCTTTCAAGTCGAAAAACAATATATCGAAAGTATTTTTCCTTTTTCAAATGTAAAACCGGAGTTTTTTCAAAAAGCTCAAGAATTAATCAAAAAACGCTACGGATTAAAACCGCTTACTTTTACGAGAACAAAAGACATTATGCCGTATGTTGACGAAATGTTTGATTTGTTTAATGAATCCTATGAAAAACTAGCGTCATTTGTCGCTATTTCTGATGTGCAAAAAGAATATTTCAAAAAGAAATACATCAGTTTCATCAATCCAGAATATATCAAATTTGTAGTTGACAAAGATGACAAATTAGTTGCTTTTAGTATTGTAATGCCGAGTTTTGTTGAAGCTTTGCAAAAGATAAAAGGAAAACTGTTTCCTTTTGGCTTTCTTCAATTATTAAAAGCTAAAAAACACAGTAAAGATGTTGTTTTTTACCTAATCGGCGTTCGACCTGAATATCAAAACAAAGGTGTTACTGCCATCATTTTTGATGAATATTACAAGACTTTTTCTGCAAAAGGAATTCAGACTTGCATTAGAACTCCAGAGTTATTAGAAAACAATGCTATTCACTTGCTCTGGAAAAACTTTGACCCAACAATTCATTGCCAAAGAAAAACTTATTTGAAGAATCTTTAG